A genomic segment from Vicia villosa cultivar HV-30 ecotype Madison, WI unplaced genomic scaffold, Vvil1.0 ctg.000106F_1_1, whole genome shotgun sequence encodes:
- the LOC131624143 gene encoding uncharacterized protein LOC131624143, which yields MTYAYGVPSKTILSSFITLIPKRDCPKSLDDYRLIFLVGCLYKALPKLLATRLKRVLGSIISESQSAFVPSRNLLDGVLVANEIVDYDTKENKGYLMFKVDFAKVYDRVNRGFLRFMLRRMGFGEL from the coding sequence ATGACTTATGCTTATGGTGTTCCATCTAAGACGATTTTATCATCTTTCATTACTCTGATTCCTAAGAGGGATTGTCCAAAGAGTCTCGACGATTATAGGCTCATATTCTTGGTGGGATGTCTTTACAAAGCTTTGCCCAAGCTGTTAGCCACTAGGCTAAAGAGGGTTTTGGGATCTATTATTTCGGAATCTCAAAGCGCTTTTGTTCCTAGTAGGAACCTTCTAGACGGTGTTTTAGTAGCTAACGAGATTGTCGACTATGACACGAAGGAGAATAAGGGTTATTTAATGTTTAAGGTTGATTTTGCAAAAGTGTATGACAGAGTTAATAGGGGTTTTCTTAGATTTATGCTGAGGAGAATGGGGTTCGGGGAGCTTTGA